From the genome of Chloroflexota bacterium:
ATCGTCTCTTTCTTGCCGATGTGGGAACCGCTGGGCCCCAGGTAGGTGACGTTAGCGCCCTGGTCGTAGGCAGCCACCTCGAACGATGTGCGGGTGCGGGTCGATCCCTTCTCGAAGATCAGGGCGATGTTTTTGCCCGCCAGCCGCTGCTGTTCGTAGCCGCCGTATTTGGCAGCCTTGAGATCTGCCGACAGCTTGAGCAGGAACTTGATCTCCTTGGGCGTGAAGTCGAGCAGTTTGACGAAATTGCGGTTGCGAAGATTGAAAGCCATTTTTTACCTCCATTGAA
Proteins encoded in this window:
- a CDS encoding ornithine carbamoyltransferase subunit F (catalyzes the formation of ornithine and carbamylphosphate from citrulline in the arginine catabolic pathway), giving the protein MAFNLRNRNFVKLLDFTPKEIKFLLKLSADLKAAKYGGYEQQRLAGKNIALIFEKGSTRTRTSFEVAAYDQGANVTYLGPSGSHIGKKETMKDTARVLGRTYDGIEYRGFGQELVETLAQYAGVPVWNGLTDEFH